The genomic segment TGCTGGTGTAGTGTCGGAGTTGGGCCCAGAGGATTCGGGCCGGAACATTGTGGAGATTATCTTCAAATCCAGCTGGCTAAAGAAGGACAACCCCATCTGTAAGATCGAACGGATACTAAAAGTCCACAACACCCAGCGCACCATCCAACGGTTCGAGGACTGCCGCGACGCGGTGAAGACACGTGCACTAAATAGCACCAGGAAGAACCCCAGGTGTGCAGCTGACGGCAACGAGCTCCTCCGTTTCCATTGCACAACCTTGACGTGCTCCCTCGGAGCGCGTGGATCGTCCAGCTTGTGCGGCGCGGTCCCGGGTTGCGGGGTCTGCACCATAATCAGACAAGGGTTCCAGAACAAAGGCGGATCCGCCGCAGTCGCAGATTTTAAAGGAGTCCGCACTACGGCTAGTAGCGGTAGGGCCCACGATTCACTTAATTGTAAAGACGGACGTAGGGCAATGCTGGTTTGCCGCGTGATCGCGGGAAGGGTGAAGCGCGTGACGGATGATGCGCCGTTGGAGGAGGATAATAGCAGCGTATCGGCTGGCTCGTACGATTCCCTAGCTGCTTACGCCGGCGTCTACTCCAATCTAGAGGAGTTAGTCGTCTTCAATCCCAGGGCCATCCTTCCTTGTTTCGTAGTCATCTACAAAGCTCTTGAATCTTGACTCATTTGAAGTCAAATATCATCAGCATCTTTACCTGATTAAAATCAAACGATCCACCTTAAACCCTGTACATAATTTTGATCTTACGTTGGTCCACACGagatcaaaacctctctctgtctctctcttttttaatGTTGCTAGCTCAACTGTGCACGCGCGCCTGATCGATAAATCTGTTTGGcgaaatttaatatttgagagtaataaaaacatttaatccAGTTGGTAAACTTTGgctcacatttttaaaattaaagacaCTGAAACCATTGATGAAGACAGTGTGCTATAAATAGACAAAGCAACGGCAATTTTCAATTCTTTAAAGAGTGAGGTTTAAAGTCATTGAAGTGTCATCTCCCATTTACACCTTTCACCGTCTTAATTCACTCACCTAAAAACTGTGCCCTCTTGGTGGGTTTGTGGTACCGAACTTTAAACCCCAAGTCCGACATTTCTATGCCACTCCCCTCAgcatatttaatcaaattgaaattattaaaattaatgctggtttgattttaaagtttaaaaatcgattgaattaaatataaaataaaaaataactgaaattgaattatttcGATGTAAATTGAGTAATACccaattccttttttttttatggaaaacGTTTTTGTACTTGAAAGTTTTGATATTAAGTTGAAAGGGGCATGAATATGAAAGGAGTTGGACAGGCATTATTAAGACCCACGCGAGATTATCTTGGAATAATTGCAaaagtaaaggaaaaaaaaaagagtgggGATCTTGGCGGACTTTGACCATGCAACTAAGCAAGGATAGGGGAAAGGGGACAACGCCTGGTCGAGGTGAGGCCCGAGGGATGATGGGTTTGCTTGATTACAAAAAGCACAGTGGACTGACGATAATTGCAGACACATGCTTGAGCATATGCACATTCATTGCTTTCTTCTTGTTTCAAGTGTTCGGATTTCAAAGcaaatgaattttatattgTAATTATAATAATGTAACATTACAGGTACggattaaattattaaattaataagtaTTTAATCAATGTAATCTCTGTTGAGATTAATGAAAATCTTGcacattaaaaattatatattaa from the Theobroma cacao cultivar B97-61/B2 chromosome 8, Criollo_cocoa_genome_V2, whole genome shotgun sequence genome contains:
- the LOC18591543 gene encoding uncharacterized protein LOC18591543; translated protein: MKEIAKSSTLVVFYYLLALLFMAILTFLPEQEAGPKKQLSTKRRRKQKKPKQPSSWDQIKNLLTCKQVEGSKVHDPSKNNPPHHHGYSKLGSSCNSICSFRDVVHGNTRVVHRADNSPESSTVGQETGLLRRKAANGSSTRSLSGSTRSNTSTTYTTSSSSRAMQFRKLSGCYECHMIVDPSRYPSSRTTISACSQCGEVFPKIESLELHQAVRHAVSELGPEDSGRNIVEIIFKSSWLKKDNPICKIERILKVHNTQRTIQRFEDCRDAVKTRALNSTRKNPRCAADGNELLRFHCTTLTCSLGARGSSSLCGAVPGCGVCTIIRQGFQNKGGSAAVADFKGVRTTASSGRAHDSLNCKDGRRAMLVCRVIAGRVKRVTDDAPLEEDNSSVSAGSYDSLAAYAGVYSNLEELVVFNPRAILPCFVVIYKALES